One window of Silurus meridionalis isolate SWU-2019-XX chromosome 9, ASM1480568v1, whole genome shotgun sequence genomic DNA carries:
- the saxo2 gene encoding stabilizer of axonemal microtubules 2, giving the protein MKRLCLCEICECGRHRCKHLPTALFTKGNQGWAVSEYNEKYPTYKNCHPPKILKPKPEIKCNYGPMEGTTTFRSHFIPYEVSPRPEIKRPKYQPSPGVIDFGSTYKQEFGPYQLQPVLPFRPKERKRGTDVKADTLPTYKDHFRQWAITRQEPHTPKMSFPIPTAKYQNTTTYHDEFIPLGLVPCESFKPSNIPKLSDVPFEGVTSNQLHYIPHPLNVHFVKAPHEFKPSDQPFQNFTSHRHDYQGLPGQMPKSCKPEHVAISQDTPFQSSTEFRDRFLPWPVTPIQVHKTPEYKSPTERMDLRTTTGTNFLKHQIQPFIPARPPYRPVCSSHPFEGTTTTKEDFKAWKGERQETIRQPSAIQLPSGKMEDVSTFKSHYIQHQLQPTVSCKPLPAPQCSKVPMDEETTYRTQFTPKKISMCPASMDPMPGFVFEKVDDRGHRLFRELSSQEQKSTSARNAGF; this is encoded by the exons ATGAAACGGCTATGTTTGTGTGAAATCTGCGAATGTGG ACGCCACCGTTGCAAACATCTGCCCACGGCACTCTTCACCAAGGGCAACCAGGGCTGGGCAGTGAGTGAGTATAATGAAAAATACCCAACCTACAAAAACTGTCATCCACCCAAGATTCTTAAGCCCAAACCGGAAATAAAGTGTAACTATGGACCGATGGAGGGAACCACCACATTTag GTCCCATTTCATTCCATATGAAGTGAGCCCACGACCTGAAATAAAAAGGCCAAAATACCAACCTAGCCCAGGAGTGATTGACTTTGGCAGCACATATAAGCAGGAGTTTGGTCCATATCAGCTTCAGCCTGTTTTACCATTTCGCCCAAAGGAGAGGAAACGAGGTACTGATGTGAAGGCGGACACACTACCAACTTATAAAG accaTTTTCGTCAGTGGGCGATTACCAGGCAGGAGCCCCACACACCTAAAATGTCCTTCCCTATCCCAACTGCGAAGTACCAAAATACCACAACATACCATGACGAGTTTATCCCACTAGGTCTTGTTCCATGTGAGAGCTTCAAGCCTTCCAATATCCCTAAGTTGTCTGATGTTCCTTTTGAAGGAGTGACCAGTAATCAGCTGCATTACATCCCTCACCCACTGAATGTGCATTTCGTCAAGGCTCCTCATGAGTTCAAACCCAGTGACCAGCCTTTCCAAAACTTCACATCACACCGGCACGACTACCAAGGACTGCCAGGCCAAATGCCAAAGAGCTGCAAACCAGAGCATGTGGCAATATCTCAGGATACACCATTCCAGAGTAGCACTGAGTTCCGAGATCGCTTTCTGCCGTGGCCCGTGACTCCCATACAGGTGCACAAAACACCAGAGTACAAGAGTCCTACGGAGCGAATGGATCTCAGGACTACAACCGGCACAAACTTCCTAAAACACCAAATCCAGCCATTCATTCCCGCCAGGCCGCCCTACAGGCCAGTTTGTTCTTCTCATCCTTTTGAAGGCACCACTACTACGAAGGAAGATTTTAAAGCCTGGAAAGGCGAGCGTCAAGAAACGATCCGCCAACCCTCGGCAATCCAGTTACCCAGTGGGAAGATGGAGGATGTGAGCACATTTAAATCGCACTACATCCAGCACCAACTGCAGCCTACTGTCAGCTGCAAGCCGCTCCCTGCACCACAGTGCAGCAAAGTACCAATGGATGAAGAAACCACATACCGCACCCAGTTCACACCTAAAAAGATCAGCATGTGTCCAGCGAGCATGGATCCAATGCCAGGGTTTGTCTTCGAGAAGGTTGACGACAGAGGTCACAg